The following are from one region of the Silurus meridionalis isolate SWU-2019-XX chromosome 25, ASM1480568v1, whole genome shotgun sequence genome:
- the shisa2a gene encoding shisa family member 2a: MVMVMMFSRLLHAPLLVLLLLVVSVSRAFSGGEYCHGWRDAAGARHHGFRCPERYDGEGARYCCGSCTLRYCCAAPDARLDQSSCTAEFDFYTEGARNIPPSLPTYLPFVIVVSAFLSFILLGTIISICCCHCVQSKPTERPGPTHTTLLESGGPSPKSSTPSCTPISGLHPPARLSPPDLSVYSAFPPTFVTPPLHQGAPQFYPNYPNYPLPPEHTMLIAPAFLDAHGHVSPLTQNPVYPTITV, encoded by the exons atggtgatggtgatgatgttctCCAGGTTGCTCCACGCGCCGCtcctggtgctgctgctgctcgtGGTGTCGGTGTCACGCGCGTTCTCGGGCGGTGAGTACTGCCACGGGTGGAGGGACGCGGCGGGAGCGCGACACCACGGATTCCGCTGTCCCGAGCGCTACGACGGCGAGGGCGCGCGCTACTGCTGCGGCTCGTGCACGCTGCGCTACTGCTGTGCCGCGCCGGACGCGCGCCTCGACCAGAGCTCGTGCACCGCAGAGTTCGACTTCTACACCGAGGGAGCGAGAAACATCCCCCCGAGCC ttCCTACCTACCTGCCCTTTGTGATTGTAGTGAGCGCCTTCCTGTCCTTCATCCTGCTCGGAACCATCATCTCCATCTGCTGCTGTCATTGTGTCCAGTCCAAACCCACAGAACGTCCCGGTCCCACCCATACCACCTTACTGGAATCCGGTGGTCCGTCGCCTAAAAGCTCCACCCCTTCCTGTACGCCCATCTCCGGACTCCATCCTCCTGCGCGCCTAAGTCCACCTGATCTCAGCGTGTACAGCGCTTTTCCGCCCACATTCGTTACTCCTCCACTCCACCAAGGGGCGCCGCAGTTCTATCCGAATTATCCAAACTATCCTCTGCCTCCAGAGCATACCATGCTAATTGCTCCGGCGTTCCTAGACGCCCATGGACACGTCTCACCCCTCACTCAGAACCCCGTCTACCCCACCATCACCGTCTGA